In Methylomonas sp. ZR1, one DNA window encodes the following:
- a CDS encoding PAS domain S-box protein has protein sequence MLTESIVAIMEWLLKGEISFDYLLTGLVASLLVASLICAMIIVFLDQLNSLNDDNIQLSTIVTALPIPLALFDDKRNLQMLNPEFTKVFGYRLRDIPNLSAWQLQAFPDPVYRETIGAEWQKRFENDDQEFQPLEIKVRCKNGLNKHVMTTATRTGGAGKKMQLVLLYDISKRINAMNALAESRSLLQSVIETIPMRVFWKDLHSRYLGCNSQFARDGGFTRTEDLLGKVDQQLSWRNQALRYRADDRQVMQSNLPKLAYEEPQTTPEGKEILLRTSKAPLRNSLGETIGVLGVYDDITELKKIENELWLAKTMVDKSKTAFFCLDSKGMVTYVNDYACQSLGYSRDELVGMAPWEFDPDLLASAWSNIWQRLRDCEIVSHESRHRRKDGTIFPVELTCHYIAHNGLELSFTFAQNISERKRLDTELRIAATAFESQEGMMITDADAVILKVNKSFTEITGYASEEAIGQKMNILNSGIHDALFFAEMWQSIDSKGVWQGEIWNRRKNGNIFPEWLTISAVKSPDGKITHYVGTMMDITARKAIEQHIHHLAHFDALTDLPNRTLLIDRLHQAIAQARRERSLLALLYLDLDKFKPVNDSFGHDVGDLLLKEVANRLEACVKRETDTVSRLGGDEFVILLCQLDRHSAAGLVAENILSSLNQPFVIQQHTLDISSSIGIAVYPDDGLEANSLMKNADNAMYQAKCAGRGCFRFFRPKADG, from the coding sequence ATGCTTACCGAATCGATTGTGGCGATAATGGAATGGCTGCTGAAAGGCGAAATCAGCTTCGATTATCTACTTACCGGCTTGGTCGCTTCGCTACTGGTCGCCTCGCTGATCTGCGCGATGATCATTGTTTTTTTAGACCAGTTGAACAGTTTGAACGACGACAATATCCAATTAAGCACTATTGTCACCGCACTCCCCATTCCACTGGCGCTATTCGACGACAAGCGCAATCTGCAAATGCTGAACCCGGAATTTACCAAGGTCTTCGGCTACCGGCTCCGGGATATTCCCAACCTGTCCGCGTGGCAATTACAGGCCTTCCCCGATCCTGTTTACCGTGAAACGATTGGCGCGGAATGGCAAAAGCGCTTCGAAAATGACGACCAAGAATTTCAGCCCCTGGAAATCAAAGTTCGTTGCAAAAACGGCCTGAACAAGCACGTCATGACCACCGCTACCCGCACAGGCGGGGCCGGCAAGAAAATGCAACTGGTATTGCTCTACGATATTTCCAAACGCATCAATGCGATGAATGCGCTCGCCGAGTCGCGCAGCTTGCTGCAATCGGTGATCGAAACCATACCCATGCGGGTATTTTGGAAAGACCTGCACTCGCGCTATCTCGGCTGCAACTCGCAGTTCGCGCGAGATGGCGGTTTCACGAGAACCGAAGACCTCCTCGGTAAAGTCGATCAGCAACTATCCTGGCGAAACCAGGCTTTGCGCTATCGTGCCGACGACCGCCAGGTCATGCAATCCAATCTGCCTAAGCTGGCTTACGAAGAGCCGCAAACCACGCCTGAGGGCAAAGAGATTCTACTGAGAACATCGAAAGCGCCACTGCGCAATAGTTTGGGCGAAACCATCGGGGTATTGGGAGTATACGATGACATCACCGAGCTAAAGAAGATCGAAAACGAGTTGTGGCTGGCCAAAACCATGGTCGATAAAAGCAAGACCGCTTTCTTCTGTCTTGATTCCAAGGGCATGGTGACGTACGTCAACGATTACGCTTGTCAGTCCTTGGGCTATTCGCGGGACGAGCTGGTGGGTATGGCACCCTGGGAATTCGATCCGGACCTTTTGGCCAGTGCCTGGTCAAACATCTGGCAGCGCTTGCGCGACTGTGAAATTGTCAGCCACGAAAGCCGCCATCGACGTAAGGACGGCACGATTTTCCCGGTTGAGCTCACCTGCCACTATATCGCTCACAATGGCTTGGAACTGAGTTTTACCTTCGCGCAAAATATTAGCGAACGCAAACGCCTGGACACCGAACTGCGAATTGCCGCGACAGCTTTTGAATCGCAGGAGGGCATGATGATTACCGATGCCGATGCCGTCATTTTAAAGGTGAATAAATCCTTTACCGAGATTACCGGCTACGCCAGCGAAGAGGCCATCGGTCAAAAAATGAATATCCTCAATTCCGGCATTCACGATGCGCTGTTTTTTGCCGAAATGTGGCAATCCATTGATAGCAAAGGTGTCTGGCAAGGTGAAATCTGGAATCGGCGCAAGAACGGCAATATATTTCCGGAATGGCTCACCATCAGCGCCGTGAAAAGCCCGGATGGCAAGATAACCCATTATGTCGGCACGATGATGGACATAACGGCACGTAAAGCCATAGAGCAACACATTCATCATCTGGCCCACTTCGACGCACTGACCGATTTGCCCAATCGCACCTTGCTGATCGACCGTTTGCATCAGGCTATCGCTCAGGCCAGACGCGAGCGCAGTTTGCTGGCCTTGCTCTATCTGGATCTGGATAAATTCAAGCCGGTCAACGACAGCTTCGGCCACGATGTCGGCGACTTATTGCTGAAAGAGGTGGCGAATCGTCTGGAGGCTTGCGTCAAGCGGGAAACGGATACCGTATCGCGTTTGGGCGGCGATGAGTTTGTAATTTTACTCTGCCAATTGGACCGACACTCCGCGGCCGGGCTGGTGGCCGAAAACATCTTAAGCAGTCTGAATCAGCCGTTTGTGATTCAACAACACACGCTGGATATTTCTTCCAGTATCGGCATTGCCGTTTATCCCGATGACGGCCTGGAGGCAAATAGCCTGATGAAAAACGCCGACAATGCCATGTATCAAGCCAAATGCGCGGGGCGGGGCTGCTTTCGGTTTTTCAGACCCAAAGCCGATGGCTAA
- the bamE gene encoding outer membrane protein assembly factor BamE, with product MNNFLAKRGPRAFGFSSLLLVASLATTQLTGCFTVGQEFSPVRVPEIKVGQTRKQDITEMFGTPWRTGMEDGKPTWTYGIYKYALFGGNDSQDLLIRFDAQGVVRSYTFSSTRK from the coding sequence ATGAACAATTTTCTTGCAAAACGCGGACCACGCGCTTTTGGCTTTAGTTCACTTCTATTAGTCGCCAGCCTTGCGACGACGCAACTGACCGGTTGCTTTACTGTCGGCCAAGAGTTTTCCCCCGTCCGAGTGCCGGAAATCAAGGTCGGCCAAACCCGTAAGCAAGATATTACCGAAATGTTCGGCACGCCTTGGCGCACCGGCATGGAAGATGGTAAGCCTACCTGGACTTACGGGATCTACAAATATGCCCTGTTCGGCGGTAACGATTCCCAGGATTTGCTGATTCGTTTCGACGCACAAGGCGTGGTGCGGTCTTACACCTTTAGTTCTACCCGCAAATAA
- a CDS encoding MFS transporter, producing MTHSGAKPIWRQIPKSVWALGFVSMLMDISSEMIHSLLPVFMLTTLHASSLSIGLIEGAAEATALIVKVFSGVLSDYLGKRKSLALIGYSLGALTKPLFAIAGSSGMVLSARLLDRVGKGIRGAPRDALVADITPPKIRGAAFGLRQSLDTVGSFLGPLLAVALMLLWANDFRAVFWVAVIPGGLSVLMLLFGVREPKHLQRSQHGNPIKRVNLQRLNADYWRVVMIGAVFTLARFSEAFLVLRAQQSGIPIALLPLAMVAMNVVYSATAYPFGRLSDRVSHRKLLAWGLLVLIAADLVLASSADWRIVLAGVGLWGVHMGMTQGLLAKMVADTSPADLRGTAYGFFNLVGGIAMLLASVMAGLLWDSYGAEFTFYAGAGFCLMALCILIARRRGKAAH from the coding sequence ATGACGCATTCCGGCGCAAAACCTATCTGGCGACAAATCCCGAAAAGCGTTTGGGCATTGGGCTTTGTCAGTATGTTGATGGATATTTCCTCGGAAATGATCCACAGCCTGCTGCCGGTATTCATGCTCACCACTCTGCATGCCAGCAGTTTGAGCATCGGTTTGATCGAAGGCGCCGCGGAAGCGACCGCGCTGATCGTCAAAGTATTTTCCGGGGTGCTCAGCGATTATTTGGGCAAGCGCAAAAGTCTGGCCTTGATAGGTTACAGCCTGGGAGCCTTGACCAAACCCCTGTTTGCCATCGCCGGCAGCAGCGGCATGGTTTTAAGCGCGCGACTGCTGGACCGGGTGGGCAAGGGCATACGCGGCGCACCGCGCGACGCACTGGTTGCCGACATCACCCCGCCGAAAATTCGCGGCGCGGCCTTTGGCCTCAGGCAATCGCTGGATACGGTCGGCTCTTTTCTGGGACCATTGCTGGCGGTGGCGCTGATGCTACTTTGGGCCAACGATTTTCGGGCGGTTTTTTGGGTGGCCGTGATCCCCGGCGGGTTGTCGGTGCTGATGTTGCTGTTTGGTGTGCGCGAACCCAAGCATCTGCAGCGTTCGCAACACGGCAACCCCATCAAGCGCGTCAATCTGCAACGCTTAAATGCCGACTATTGGCGAGTAGTGATGATAGGCGCGGTGTTCACACTGGCGCGATTCAGCGAGGCCTTTTTGGTGCTGCGCGCCCAACAAAGCGGCATTCCGATTGCGCTGTTACCCTTGGCAATGGTGGCGATGAATGTTGTGTATTCGGCCACGGCTTACCCGTTTGGCCGTCTGTCCGACCGCGTATCGCACCGGAAACTGCTGGCTTGGGGGCTGTTGGTACTGATCGCCGCCGACTTGGTACTGGCCAGTAGCGCCGATTGGCGGATAGTGTTGGCCGGCGTTGGGCTTTGGGGGGTGCACATGGGCATGACTCAAGGCCTGCTGGCCAAAATGGTCGCGGACACGTCACCGGCCGACCTGCGCGGCACCGCTTACGGATTTTTCAATCTGGTCGGCGGCATCGCCATGCTGTTGGCTAGCGTCATGGCGGGGTTGCTGTGGGATAGCTACGGCGCCGAGTTTACGTTTTACGCGGGGGCCGGATTTTGTTTAATGGCCTTATGCATCCTCATCGCTCGTCGCCGGGGTAAAGCAGCTCATTGA
- a CDS encoding YdiU family protein: MPTENHNSALDNLNFDNRFIRELPGDPEPDNFRRQVYAACYSRANPTPAQQPRLVAYSREVAEDLDLSAELCESEDFCQVFSGSRLAKGMEAYAMCYGGHQFGHWAGQLGDGRAINLGEVVNQRKQRYTLQLKGAGVTPYSRSADGLAVLRSSIREFLCSEAMHHLGVPTTRALSVILTGKQVVRDMFYDGNPQMEPGAVVCRVAPSFVRFGNFQLFTARDDLDSLKKLVDYTIRTDFPELGEPSIPVYLEWFKQVCRKTAEMIVHWQRVGFVHGVMNTDNMSILGLTIDYGPYGWLENYDPDWTPNTTDAQGRRYRFGNQAKIAYWNLVQLANALYPLIMRAESLQQALSAYTDTFDAGWQAMMAAKLGLTRFEPSEDEALVNDLTQLMQTAETDMTLFYRQLADVDVSAESNSPAQFLALLQRTSYEPLNDDLMEQASRWFAIYRLRSQRDGRLPLDRSSAMNSVNPKYVLRNYLAQLAIDQAEQGDFSLVQELLEVLRHPYAEQADKQSFAAKRPDWAKQRAGCSMLSCSS, from the coding sequence ATGCCTACCGAAAACCACAATTCAGCCCTCGATAATCTGAACTTCGACAATCGTTTTATCCGCGAGTTGCCTGGTGATCCCGAACCGGATAATTTTCGGCGCCAAGTTTATGCAGCCTGCTATTCCCGGGCCAATCCGACGCCGGCGCAGCAACCCAGATTGGTCGCTTATTCCAGAGAAGTCGCGGAAGACTTGGACTTATCCGCCGAACTCTGCGAATCGGAAGATTTTTGCCAAGTATTCTCCGGCAGCCGGCTAGCAAAAGGCATGGAAGCGTATGCGATGTGCTACGGCGGCCATCAATTCGGCCATTGGGCCGGCCAGCTCGGCGACGGCCGAGCCATCAACTTGGGCGAGGTGGTTAATCAGCGTAAGCAACGCTACACCTTGCAACTGAAAGGCGCGGGCGTGACGCCTTATTCCCGTAGCGCCGACGGCTTGGCTGTACTGCGTTCGTCAATACGTGAGTTTTTGTGCAGCGAAGCCATGCATCATCTCGGTGTGCCGACCACCCGCGCCTTGAGTGTAATCCTGACCGGCAAACAGGTGGTGCGTGATATGTTTTACGACGGTAATCCGCAAATGGAACCTGGCGCGGTGGTGTGCCGGGTGGCGCCGTCGTTCGTCCGCTTCGGCAATTTTCAACTATTCACCGCGCGCGATGACCTCGATTCGCTGAAAAAACTGGTGGATTACACCATTCGCACCGATTTTCCGGAGCTGGGTGAGCCATCGATTCCCGTCTACCTGGAATGGTTTAAACAAGTCTGCCGCAAGACGGCCGAAATGATCGTGCACTGGCAGCGGGTCGGCTTTGTGCACGGCGTGATGAACACCGACAATATGTCGATCCTGGGCTTGACCATCGATTATGGTCCTTACGGCTGGCTTGAAAATTACGATCCGGACTGGACGCCTAACACCACCGACGCCCAAGGCCGGCGCTACCGGTTCGGCAATCAGGCGAAAATCGCCTATTGGAATTTGGTACAACTCGCCAACGCTCTGTATCCCTTGATTATGCGCGCCGAAAGTTTGCAACAAGCTTTATCGGCTTATACCGACACCTTCGACGCCGGCTGGCAGGCGATGATGGCCGCCAAATTGGGCCTAACAAGGTTCGAGCCCAGCGAAGACGAGGCCTTGGTGAACGACTTAACCCAGCTCATGCAAACCGCTGAAACCGATATGACTTTGTTTTATCGGCAGTTGGCTGATGTCGATGTCAGCGCGGAATCGAATTCGCCGGCGCAATTTTTAGCGCTGTTGCAGCGCACCAGCTACGAGCCGTTGAACGACGACCTCATGGAACAAGCTAGCCGCTGGTTCGCCATTTATCGCCTGCGCAGTCAGCGCGACGGCAGGCTACCGCTGGATCGCAGCTCAGCAATGAACTCGGTCAATCCGAAATACGTATTGCGTAATTATCTGGCGCAATTGGCTATTGATCAGGCTGAACAAGGCGATTTTTCTTTGGTCCAGGAGTTACTCGAAGTGCTGCGCCACCCTTACGCCGAACAAGCGGATAAACAGAGTTTTGCCGCTAAACGGCCCGATTGGGCTAAGCAGCGCGCCGGCTGCTCCATGCTGTCCTGCAGCTCCTAA
- a CDS encoding dienelactone hydrolase family protein encodes MMRSLFFLALLFSSGLQAALQEQAVSYAAGDTTLKGYLVWDDTKGDKQPGVLVVHEWWGLNDYARQRAKMLAELGYTALAVDMYGDGKSSEHAAEASTFMNSVVERAGVSQLRFTAALAFLQKQASVDKGKIAAIGYCFGGATVLNMARLGTDLAAVVSFHGNLSTQTPARRGQVKSRVLVLNGAADEFVSADSIAAFEKEMTQAGVDYRLVNYPGARHGFTNPDADRLGKANNLPIAYDADADKQSWEAMQQLFREVFKQ; translated from the coding sequence ATGATGCGTAGTTTATTCTTTTTGGCCTTATTGTTCAGTTCCGGTTTGCAAGCGGCATTGCAGGAGCAAGCCGTGAGTTATGCCGCCGGCGATACCACGCTAAAAGGCTATCTGGTTTGGGACGACACGAAAGGCGACAAGCAGCCCGGCGTGCTGGTGGTTCACGAATGGTGGGGCTTGAACGACTACGCCCGGCAGCGCGCGAAGATGTTGGCGGAACTGGGTTATACCGCGCTGGCGGTCGATATGTACGGCGACGGCAAATCCAGCGAGCATGCAGCCGAAGCCTCAACCTTCATGAACAGCGTCGTGGAGCGGGCGGGCGTTTCGCAATTACGTTTTACCGCGGCTTTAGCCTTTTTACAAAAACAAGCCAGTGTCGATAAGGGCAAGATTGCGGCGATAGGTTATTGTTTCGGCGGTGCGACAGTCTTGAATATGGCGCGCTTGGGTACCGATCTGGCGGCAGTGGTGAGTTTTCACGGCAATCTGTCCACGCAAACGCCGGCAAGACGTGGGCAGGTCAAATCGCGGGTATTGGTTTTGAACGGCGCGGCCGACGAGTTTGTCAGCGCCGACAGCATTGCGGCATTTGAAAAAGAAATGACCCAAGCCGGCGTGGACTATCGTTTGGTTAACTATCCCGGCGCGCGCCACGGCTTCACCAACCCCGACGCGGATAGGTTAGGCAAAGCCAATAATTTGCCTATTGCTTACGATGCCGACGCGGATAAACAATCCTGGGAAGCCATGCAACAGTTGTTTCGCGAAGTGTTCAAGCAATAG
- a CDS encoding peptidoglycan DD-metalloendopeptidase family protein, protein MFARGILAISLLLASSSGVAKKLYKYQDAEGTWFFTDQAPASNQPVAVRQLKAANPKRVWLEKTADDLQPSFFALNAYPGPIELAVDWRERENVSANPDLPRRFVVESGQSGSLFSLIPNQSAGFYSVNLQYSYVVGRPLPGYVSQTLYKPPLPAGAQFQITQAFNGPYSHNDEQNRYAVDIMMPVDTPVYAARGGIVLEVENDYTSHGTSQAYASKANSIRILHEDGSMAVYAHLALEKAQVTPGMRVATGQLIAYSGNTGLTTGPHLHFAVQINRGMELISVPFQFTDENGLAVEPKLGLWLSGPAATVGN, encoded by the coding sequence GTGTTTGCTCGCGGTATTTTAGCGATTTCGCTGTTACTGGCGTCCAGTAGCGGCGTAGCTAAAAAGCTTTATAAATATCAGGATGCCGAAGGTACCTGGTTTTTTACCGATCAGGCCCCCGCATCGAATCAGCCGGTAGCAGTCAGGCAGTTAAAAGCCGCCAATCCTAAGCGCGTTTGGCTGGAAAAAACGGCCGATGATTTGCAACCGAGTTTTTTTGCGCTGAACGCCTATCCGGGGCCCATCGAACTGGCCGTCGATTGGCGTGAGCGGGAAAATGTCAGCGCCAATCCGGATTTGCCGCGCCGCTTTGTCGTTGAATCCGGCCAGTCCGGCAGCTTGTTCTCGCTTATTCCCAACCAGAGCGCCGGATTTTATAGTGTCAATCTGCAATACAGCTATGTGGTCGGGCGGCCTTTACCCGGCTATGTGAGTCAAACGCTTTATAAGCCACCCTTGCCGGCCGGTGCACAGTTTCAAATTACCCAAGCTTTTAATGGACCATACAGTCATAACGATGAACAGAATCGTTATGCGGTAGACATCATGATGCCGGTTGATACGCCGGTTTACGCAGCCCGGGGCGGTATCGTGCTGGAAGTGGAAAATGACTATACCAGTCATGGTACTAGCCAGGCTTACGCCAGCAAGGCTAACAGTATCAGGATCTTGCATGAGGACGGCTCCATGGCTGTGTACGCGCATTTGGCTCTGGAAAAAGCCCAAGTCACGCCAGGAATGCGGGTGGCAACCGGGCAGCTGATCGCTTACTCCGGCAATACCGGTTTGACGACCGGGCCGCATTTGCATTTTGCGGTGCAGATCAATCGCGGTATGGAGCTGATTTCCGTACCGTTTCAATTTACCGACGAGAACGGTCTGGCGGTAGAACCGAAGCTTGGCCTTTGGTTATCCGGACCGGCGGCTACCGTCGGTAATTAG